The genomic DNA attttatataaagtCTGAAATAATACAGTGCCCTCTCTTAGTGTTgcatatttcaacattttaaagcacaaaaaaagagagaaatagatCGAAAAGCCCCTCTTCTTTGCCTGTttctcatgttggaataaattgAGCACTGTgccttgaaaaaaaatatggatttCAAGCATTTTTTCAGACATCACCGAACCTAATTAATAGCCATGAGGACATACATATTCTTGAGACCCATACAGCTGACTAATCACCAACTTTGTGATCTCTTGGTGACATCTAACAAACCAAACATGCAAACCGTAATACAAGAGAAACAAACATCCAATGCAAAACACAGCAGGTGTAATACGATACCGATGtgtcaataaaacaaaatgctgcTACCATACAAAGGGCCAAGAAAATCTACACAGTAGGAGAGAAAATATTGCATCTCCTCACCTGTTTGACCTTCTCTTCAAAGTCTGCATCATTGTGGTCTGAAATCATCTGCGCAAGTCGGATCTGCTCTGCGGTGGCCTGTTTCCAGAGGAGCGAGACGTCCAATATTTGCATCGACAAACAGAAGGACAAGATTTGCATTCTTGAGAAAACATTGTGAGATATTCATATTCAGCTATGTATAAAATCTCAAAGTCTTGCTTCAAAGTGAATATAAGTGGACAAAATCCAACAATAGCTTTCCTACAGACGCTGCGCCTAATTCAGACTTACACAACTAATTACTACTTTACTGTCCTTGgacttgttttatgtttttattgcatctttttgaTTGTGCGCACAACAGCTCGGAGAGTAAACTATTTCCTTGCCATGCAGAGTTTGTGTTGCAAAGTGAAACTGAATTCTTTATTGAACCGTGACCCACTGGAGATGTGAAAACAATTCCAATGGTCAAATAATAATACGTGACATACATTCTCAACAAATAAGGTtacatgttgttttgtctgtggcATAAATGCTAACATCAGGCAATCAGAGTCGGACTGGGAATACTTTTAAGGCCAAATTATCATCAAGCCCTGTGAAACATCTTACAGAATTTCATACTAACTAGTATTTTACATTATACCCACCTAAACTAGTATGCGATAAAACAACACTCTAAAACTGGGAACACAAGCTTTTATCAAGGATAACGCTTCAATAATAAACATAACTATTCCAAGAAACATTGTGTCTCATCGTTCAggcaaatataaacaaataatcACATAATTTGTCTTGTAGAAGCAACACTTTCCACAGCTCAAGTGTATTTGATCAGGAGAAATCTAAAAACGGGTGGTTTAGGCAGCAGCATCCTTAAATGTGGAACTGCGGGGTAAAATCAAAACTGCCAACGTCAGTTTCGTTGACATCATGCTCATGCCTTAATCTCACAAGTATTGTCAAACACAAATTTTTAAAGCACGATAAATGACAGATATGATGGAGACACAATAAAACTCTTTCTGGTGGAGCAACATATTACATGCGAGCCATTAAAGTAAAAGCATGGACACGAGATGAAGGTGATGTTTCTGATCGCAGCGTCATCGTTTTTTTTAGTAACTCCAAAACTGTGAGTTACAGTGacgttaaacaaaaaaaactcactttaataataataataatctgaaGTCCTGCACTTAGCAAGATAAATGCAAAAAGGTGTCAATACTAATTCTTTAAAGAATGTTTTGAGAGAGTCTTATTAATTTCATAAGCACTCCTTAAAGTATTGTTCATGCATAACACGCCTGAAGCTTTGCATGTTAGCTGTTCAACTTACATTAGTAATTGAGCTGATCAGTGTGGCTCAGACTGAAGCTAAATgctaaaaatcacattttcatcTACCAATTGTGAAAATATAGCAACGAAACAGTTGCTATTCTGTTTCCAACTTTAAACCTATCAAAAGTCTTTTAACAGAGCTGGCATCATCGACCATGACCCCTTAGAGCACACATTAGGTTGAGCTATGTATATGGTATTTGAACTTCTGAGGAATATTACCGTCCCAGTTGTTGGTGTGCATTACGTAACTCTGCAACCACAAACTCTGCATAACCAAACAAGCCATGTTTACTTGATGTGCCTATATTCAACCCTGATGTGTGAATCGCGGTGCACCTGTGCGGTGTGATGGGAGGTGAGGGTGGGGGTACCTGAGGCCTCTGCTTGTGCTGTGTCTGGCTCTGTGTCTGGCCCTGTGTCTGCTCCCAGCTGCCCCGGGCTCGGTTCCCGCCCATGGACGTCATCATTTACAGTATATACAAATAACAGTATTTACAAAGGAATAACACCTGAGGAGAGAAGGGCGAGAGGAGCATTACAGAGCTGTGACCCACTTATGTCATAAACACTGAATGGCACACTTGAACACTACTTCCTCAAACTGCCTGGCAGCTTATTGTGTGCTGGTGGGGAGGCTGGCAGCTGGATCAGCTTTGTTCTCAGGGACGCCTGGAAAacgttgtttttttctgccgtGTCTAAAAGCAGGGTTAGCGCGGTTTTGACCCGGGAAACAAGTGTGTCACGGTACAGTAGGATCTGCTGCACGCAAGGCTAACAAGTGCACAGCCAAGTTATTTACCTCACCGGAAAGATGCACAGCTTTACACATCAAAATAGCCTGCGTGCAGTTTAATTAACATATATTATCAGACGATGGAATATGATAACAAAGCCCCTATTATACCGTACTGAGCATCAAATGAGGAAGAcgaggcacaaacacacacttcaggCTGTCAAGTCCACCCCTGCTCGATAGCAATTTCTTAACCTTGCTATCGACAGTGACTCCTTAATCTTGCATACGTTACGTAAAACCCTGTTTTGACGAGACCACAAACAAGCCCGAAGCCAGGGCCCGTCGAACGGATCCAATACCACTAGCCAGCCACATGGCCAAAATGCTAGCCAACTAGCTAATACTTGAGGGGAAAGCATCAAGCTTTGAAGTCTCGGTGGGCTTCCGCTTCTCACGGCTTCACCTCATGGCGACAACGAGGCTAACTTTAGCAGCCGCTAGCTAACCAGCTAACTCAGTGCCGTCACCTGGTCGTACAAAGCTGCGCTGCTGGGGTTAGCTCAAGCGGCTTGATAGCCAACAAGTCAATTAGCTCACAAACTGCTAACGGGCGTTGGAGCTTTTGCGTTCAGCCGGACAAACCAAAAAACGCCCATGCCACTCCGCTGCCACTAGTTATCTGCTAGCGACTTGGTAGTCATGCTAACTAAACGAAGTAACGTCGTTTCGCAAAGTTAGGCAGCGTTAGCAAATTAGCAGCTTCAGTTACTGCACCGCCACTTTGCTACATTCACAACCACTATGGTCCCGGTGTAGCCTGATGCCCGGGCTCTCGACACAGAAAACACCGAGGCTAAAGGTAGGCCTGCAGGCccctaaaatgaaaataaataacaggCAATACTGACCAGAAACCCGGCTCAATATtacacactgcaacacaaccACCCGACAAGTGGTCTCGCTTTCGACCTTCAAGTCGGATTTAGGACAGGATTTGAGTCCTGAACCCCAAGTTGATACAACTaaattgagaaaataaaacgAGACGACTCGCTCACACAATAAGCGAGAGACTGTGAATTTACCTGTTTCTTTTCCACTCTGACACCACGGAGAGCTGAGTCACGTGGTTTACAGAGCGCTGCGAGGAAGCTGGACGCGCACCACGTGACCGCGCACTAATGTAGTTTAATATCATCAGAGGAATTATGACATGTCACTGCTGGAGGTGCAGCACACTGAGCATAAACGTATGAAAACACTGATAGATaagtaaaaaatacacatatcattaaaataaacagcagtgtTAAACTCACTGCATATTTTATAATTAATGGACAGGATGCACtctaaaaacagctgaaatacTCTAATGAGCAAAGATAATTTACCATCAGACAAATTCTTGGAGTCACTTGATTTGATTTACTAAAGCTAAATCTAAATCGTAAGAACTGAATTTCGATACTGAAAACTGAATGTGAAGATGAATTCGGTTTCAAtctcatcaaaattattttaaatccaAGTATTCaggctgaaaaataaaattctaattcatttttttactttatagttttgacaaaaatataatacacatgcataacagaAATACTGTGATGCAATGCATAATAAACACATGTAAGGAACCTGGACACTACTAAGTGCTACGAGTagtatattttaatataatatgGTGTTAAATATATTCATGttaatatttgtatatttttgtatttgcaaTATTAAAGGCTGTACATTGTATTTACTCAAGTACTACTAATGCATtgtctgtcaaagcactttcaaacctttaattcaaaaaatattgttatataaataaagctattaatattaaaataaatgtaacaatGACGTTATAATCAGAAAAGAGGCAAATATGTGAATGAAAGTTAAGCATGAAAAACTATGAGCGTATTTTAAACTACTCATCATGTTTGCAGATGATTTTGCACATAGTAAGCTAcatcagaacaaacaaaaatacatatcACGAGTCTTTATAGAGCCTTAATAACTGTTCATACTGAACGATGTGTAAATGAAACTACTGGTTTGTTGTGAGTTGTCGTTgttagagtgcctgtatatcaTACAGTATATCATACAGGCACTCTAGTCGTTGTTATACGGTTACTACGGTAATTCAGGTGTCGTAAATCAGCTCTTACTGTCGCACTGAGGGCGCAAAGCTAATATAAGCTAAACTGCGCAATTTCACGTCTGGCACCGATGAGCATGAAGAGTATCATCTGGAAAATCTAGAAGCATCTTTTTGAAGCTGTAAACTGATGAATACATTATCGTATGTACTGCAGTGGTGattatttataattaaaaaatgaacaatcGACTGTTAGCTTTCGAGCTAATGTAGCAACATAACGTTGGTTTCTTTGCTAGCCAGCTGATTGACCTGTGGATAAACAgtaaacactgacagacagTAATGGCAGACTCTTCGCCGTTATCGGGGGTAAATGTTGTCTTGGTCATGGCTTATGGCAGCTTGGTGAGTAAGTTTCAGTTTCGATTGATAGCTGGTGTGATTTCGTGTGGCTGTGATGTCCATTAAACATCTGGGTTGTGTACAGGTGTTCGTGCTGCTGTTTATCTTCGTCAAAAGACAAATTATGCGTTTTGCAATGAGATCCCGCCGGGGACCCCACGCACCTATTGGCCACAATGCACCAAAGGTAAGAGGACTCTTAGCTTTTACTACCTGTTGTCCTGccagagagcagcagctgtTCACGTGTCCTGTGTCTTCTGTGTGATTGGATTTACAGGGTTTGAGGGAAGAGATCGACTCCAGGCTGTCCAAAGTCCAGGAGATCCGTTTTGAACCTCGTCTCCTAGCAGAAGAAGATGACAGGCTGAAGCGGCAATCACAAATCAGTATGTCACCTTTCCAACCCATCTTTATGTCAAATAAATCTCTCCTAACTGTGAGGAAAAAATTACTCTCTTTCCCTTTAATGAGTAatttcctcacagctgttaGCTAAGAATATCATGCAGGTCGCATCTGTCAACTACATTCACCTTAAATCAAGTTATAGAACCTATAGATCACCTCAAATTTTCCTACATGTTATCACCTTTGGCCTTTATTCCTATTTCCTTTTTCAAAACTGAGGCTGGGAGCACATTCATGCCTTCTCTGCCTCTAATTTGACCCTGAAAATGTATGCTACAATAGAAGATACATGAGAGAGACAAGTGCTGTAGGGAAAAACATGACTTGGTTGAGATTAGATATTGTTTAGTGTGACATTATGGAGTACAcaagttgtctccatattgggcTGTAATCTAAATATCCTCCCAACTCAATATATACCCAAGGTtggagagaatcctcagaattgATGCTGCCAGTGCTCACATCACTGTGTTGCTTGTTGcatcacttctcctgatatcagtaaaccttattCTCAACATAAACCATCTGAGTCTAGAGAGTGTCTCTGAATCTGCCTCCTCATTCATCTCTCAACATTACAGAATTCCCTACCACTAACTATCTGTTGTCCTTTTTCAGTAGAATAACAAaagcctgtttttgttttaaaggttGCTACAACTATCTGTACAGAATGAAAGCTCTGGATGCCATCCGTGACTCAGGTGAGACAAAAATTTCATGCccatttttcaaacttttattaATCACACACATTGAATCTCTGAAATCCACGTCAGCTATGACCTCCCATGGAGAAGCAACAGTCTTTACATCTGTAAATACgctaaaataatgtgttttaatgtgattcTTAAGCCTGCTTTTCTCTCAAACATGTTTCCAGTCATGTTCTTATGCAATGACCCAATGTTAACTTCTTTCAATCTCAGGAATTCCTCTGCAGGAGATAAGTCGCAGTCCCAGTGCGTTTACTGGACGCAACTTCAGGAGCTGGCTGCTGGAGCTGCGTAACTCCCACTCCCTGATCAAGAGCAGCCGCAGCGCGCTCATTGACCGTTTGCTGGAAGGTTACGACAACGCCCGCCACGGGACCGGGGTTAGTGTTCTGTGTGTCGCAGTCATGTCTcattattaaacaaaaaataaaattctaatGTGTCAAAGAACTCTGTCGTTAGCTATTCtgactttattattattctgacTTTGTTTTAGGTGTTTGGGGAAGCTGAGTTTCTTGAATACCAACAAGCTCTCAATGAACTGGCTGACGTGTAAGTGCTGCTTTACTGCTCCACACTTGACATTGTTAGTCTTTGTTGGAACAAAAATGGGCACAGGTGTTATTTGAGCATGAGGGAAGACACATTGTGAATGTCCAGCACTTAATTTCCTGTATTCTGGTCAATATTTATGCAATGTGTTTGGTCCTTTTCCGTATTATTGAAtacaaatatttgtatttttgaaaaggGAAACACTAGAATCAGGCACTAGGTGACTAAATATAATGGAATGTGGTCCAATAAGTCCTTCAGTCATTCTGTATTGCCTACAAATATTTATTCTCCTCCAGATAAACTTTTCTCATTTGATATTAGCTCTGCTGAGTCAACACACATGCAGGAATGATTTAATCCACTGTTCGGACAAATAAACGCTTTCATAAACCCCTGGCTACATCTGATGTAAATTTACATGTACATGCCAGTTGAATATGTAATGTTATATGTATGTacacttattattattattatcagtttatttaaacagcgaccatgtacaatattaaacgtAAATGTTGCCATTTGATGTATTGCACCACAGCTggctttaagctaatttccatctgtagtccctTGGCAGGTCACAGTAAAAGCATCAGaatattaaaatgtcacaaaaaagctGTACTTTTAAATGCATGACACAATGAAGCaaaacattacacacacacacacacactcctaaaAGCACATatggacacacactcacacacaaatgcaaattaAATAGACATTAGTGGTTGCAGTTCTGAGTGTGCTTGAgcagatttttcagtttgtttttaaaactgccGATAGAAACCGTTCTTCATGTCGTCAGGCATTAGTTCCACTGAGTCGTAGCTTTTACAGAAAAACCTGACTGCCCAAAGAAAAGATATCCTTGTGGATTTTATGGACTGCACTGAGTGGTACTGAATAAACTGGTACAACAGAGGAGAGGCCAAACcgtttaaaatgttaaaaacaaaacactcatTGGAAAATAACttaacattttcaaaactcAGAAGATGATTCTTATCTAAAATCCTGCAATGGTGATATTGCATTGTTCTTTGAAGCACAGCTCGGTAGGAAAATACTGGCAAAAACGTAAGCAAAGCGTTACTGCATTACGATATTAATCAGTTTATGTATTTGTACTGGACAACTACAGTAACGACAcatagctcacactgaaacacagctCGATAAGAAAATGTAGTataaagcatcagaagagtctgacttagaTTAGGAGTCATGATgaagttagcaaatgtagcaaaatccaatgtaaacaaatgcaaacaaagccgtcttaaaGTATATTCATCCACTCGACTCATTGCGTTACGACGTATTCGCCCACTCTGCTCGTGTACTAGTTCCACTGACCCAGTTCTGACATAACAAAAAGCCGTACATTAAACCAAGGACCGACCTGTAATCAGTTCTGACGTAATGGAAAATGATGCAAGttgaggacgtcataaaccgaggacctcttGTAAAGCCCTCTGTATAATATTAAGTCTTTTTCCTCTCGTCTCCCTCAGGGTAAAGGCCTATTCCAGCTCCACCAGCCTGGACCAGCATCACCAGTCTGCTGCCAAGGACCTGACTGGTTCTCCCGTCCGGAGCACCCCCTCCACCATCCAGGTCACCTACCTGCCCTCCACCGGCCAGCGCAGCAAGAGGCCCAAACACTTTCTGGAGCTCAAAAGTTTCAAAGACAACTACAACACACTGGAGAGCACTTTGTGAAACACGGACTGACCAGGCGCTGGTGTGGTGAGCATGTAGCGTCATGATCACACAGTCTGCTGGGAAACAGGAAGTTCTAACTTTGTGTTCAAGTTAAGCTTTAAACCAGCAAATTCATTTTGGGACAACAACTTCTTACACTAAGTTCAGATggagattattttttgttttctcttttttacagtgaagtgtTACACTGAGGCCTGTGGTCTTATTTTGGACCTAATCAGTAACTTTCAGAAGACAAATATGATTGTTCTCACCCTGGCAAAGAtatgttatttttgtaataacAGCAAAGTTGATTGCACCTGGATTCATTTTTCCCTCATTGGttcaaatgtaaatattgtaactgtgaatatgtgtttgtacaGATGTAACATATTTATATGGGTAGTTCTAATTTATATAATTGATTCTTGTTGATTTGGATTTATGTGAAGGTTGTATATTTGTggtttgagattaaaaaaaaaaaagctttcttttCTTCACATTCAGTGTCGTCAATGTCTCCACTAGGTGGCAGTACAAGGTTAGGGAGCAGCGCATGATTCTGAAACAGAACAGCTGATGGGTCCAACAAACGttttttattagatttaaaTAAGATTGAACAAAATCTACAATGAAAGGACAAAGAATGAACTTCAGTGGGTCTATCTACAATGTTCACAGTAAAGGGTTACTTTATAAAAATGTTCATCCTGGTATTttacagagagaaacaaagtCCACGCAAAGAATGCATGATTATATAAGAAAGTAAGATTATGAGTAAAATCAGCATTATTAAATATGTAACctttacacacaaacagaatATACAACAAGCACGTTGAGGCAACACTTGGCAGAGAAGATAACAATGAAAAGAGCAGGTTAGGGTAGCTCAATAGGTTGAGCGGGTGACCCATAAATGGAGCTTTAAGTCCCCGATGCAGCGATCATGAGTTTAAATTCAGCTCATGGAACTTTGCTGCAAGTCCTTCCTCATTCTTCTCTCACTTTCCCGTCTCTCatcaataaagtaaaaaaaaaaaaaaagattgaaaagaGCCTCTAGTAAGTATTTACCAGCACTACTCAAAGATGTCATATATATAAAGTTGTCAGTCTTATATGTTTAACCCACTAACGTCagagaaaaatgtatttaagttCGACATAAATCATGTTTCAACCTTGACACGGCTTGCCTGCCGTTGGCAACGTGGTGCAAAGCGCTGAGGAATTTGACCCTGAAGGATTGTAGTCGAGGAGGCCCACAATCACTAAACACATTATCTGCACATTTAACCTGCAGGAATAATAATGGATTTTTAACTGACTTGCGTTGTACACTGACCTGTTGAAACAGCTTATTCAGATTCTGCAGAACGGGGGCTACATTGGGGATGTTACTGAACTCTTGCAGAGTAAGTACAAAATGCGCAGATTCAGTAGATTTCTTTGCATTGCTCTTTCCTCGTTTCCTTTTTAGGATTTCTCCTACCACCAGATCCCAGTTTAGATTCAGTTTGATGCTGAGAAAACCAACAATAAGATATGTAGAACAGCATCAGAAGTAACTACGAGATACTAACAGAAGACCAATGTGCACAAtgtctgttcattttttttaaactcactgCAGATCTACTTTTTACACACTGGTAGGAGGttaaatatatatgtacacagtATTTACTAATGGTCATTGCTTTGGTAGTGACTCCATTCAGGACTTGATTTCGATGACTTTGATGAACGGCAGAGCTTTGTTGGTCTGTGTCGTCGGCATGAGCGTTTTGCTgcacaaaagagaaaatgacaaattatacAAAGGATGACAAACACTCAGACACAATATGAGCAGGATGGAATTAGCTGTGAATACGAAGTGGAAATCAGGAAGTCATCACTCACCTGTAAACAACCTCTGGCTTATTCTCAGTAGACAGTGGTGGAGGCTCCTGGCCTGCCAGGAAGTACTCCATGTGGTCATGCATTTCTCTATTCTGTAAACAGAAATGGgttaaagacataaaattgaatcctcttgcttgttttttgtggttCCAAAGCACAGATGTCGGCAGTAGCTAGTATCCAGGGTAGTAGTCTAGCTTTTAGTCTGCTTGGAAAACTGGGGGAAGAAGGTTTGGTTGTCTCACGAAAAGACTAGAAAAGGCAATCGTCTATTCCATCTATCAACAACTTCTGACATTCATAGCCTCTTTGTGATGCTCAAACCCAAGTTTATTTGTTTCTCATGAAGATATCAATCTTTAAATTGggcagtttcatttttaataaaggCTAAGTAGTTCTCTAACACAGCTGGGCATCGGGGTTTTAAATGAAACGCACCCAAACAGGAGTAAAAGACGCGTTTTATGTGGACTACTTTCACCCGTGGATGAACACACATTTGGTGAGAGGCTTATGCCCATTGTGGTTAAAGCACATgtagtctgactcaccggatGTAGGCTGCAGGTACAAACCTGTCTGTGGCTGctcatttcagacagttttgtTCTTCACTTCCCCTTATCCAGTGTTTAACCGTTTTTCAAAATCCCCTTAACTAACTTAAACAAcagctgggtcaatatataattgcgggactttttgtaacatagttgacaggtatcttAGTTTAAATTTTCTGTTCTAGGAAACCTACCAcactaaaatgtaaatttttttaaacagatctGGATCACGTCTTCAGTCAGCCCTGCTAGTTTCGCCATTTTAATCTCTTTGTGAGCAAATATTCCACCAAGACAATCCCACCCGTCACGATTTTTGAGAAACAGCAAAGCCACATCCTTGGTCGAGCCCAGTATGTAGTGATGGTGCCCCACAAAAACAGTGGTGGGACATTTACATGCAGATTAAACAGATAGCTCACTGAATAATCCAAATCTTGGGCAAAATTTGCAATTTTCAGTGTTTAGTTCACAGCTGGGTGATTGTTATTGTTTCCCGTCATGGAGGGTCTTCTGAAAATAGTAACACACAGGCAgcagaagtctgaaaatggctggattAAACCCACACCCTAC from Acanthochromis polyacanthus isolate Apoly-LR-REF ecotype Palm Island chromosome 11, KAUST_Apoly_ChrSc, whole genome shotgun sequence includes the following:
- the LOC110969571 gene encoding protein C1orf43 homolog, coding for MADSSPLSGVNVVLVMAYGSLVFVLLFIFVKRQIMRFAMRSRRGPHAPIGHNAPKGLREEIDSRLSKVQEIRFEPRLLAEEDDRLKRQSQISCYNYLYRMKALDAIRDSGIPLQEISRSPSAFTGRNFRSWLLELRNSHSLIKSSRSALIDRLLEGYDNARHGTGVFGEAEFLEYQQALNELADVVKAYSSSTSLDQHHQSAAKDLTGSPVRSTPSTIQVTYLPSTGQRSKRPKHFLELKSFKDNYNTLESTL